Proteins co-encoded in one Amaranthus tricolor cultivar Red isolate AtriRed21 chromosome 7, ASM2621246v1, whole genome shotgun sequence genomic window:
- the LOC130818949 gene encoding probable protein S-acyltransferase 17, translating to MAVQWALVCHGIITMLILVSFICGQWPIFQGTFIERIHNFITFGAYEYFLKFVGWVCGDRAMNAVLSVEYYCCYRSNPTLQIIYLGILSTTYYFIVTSSFAYIPNYYLGEVHRYISILAVGVGVVLFLLTSFSDPGTVTAKNVYQYISVYPYDNVIFSERECSTCKILKPARSKHCNVCNRCVARFDHHCGWMNNCIGEKNTRYFMAFLYWHFCLCLYGTVAIILILASRLKELKVIHILTVYYNVENSFKGLAPHVVQWLLSSYNTQILLMVFLAIVSMLMAAFFGYHAKLCLTNTTTNETYKWQDHRNLQMKINEAKASASALKASINGLTPESTPPESKWKSFFKRSPLKDAEVVVKKNAYDKGIIHNLCEVIFPFSTRSSFRQAKKKSR from the exons ATGGCAGTTCAATGGGCTTTAGTATGCCATGGCATAATCACAATGTTAATATTAGTCTCCTTTATTTGTGGGCAATGGCCAATTTTTCAGGGCACTTTCATTGAACGCATTCACAATTTCATCACTTTTGGTGCCTATGAATATTTCTT GAAATTTGTGGGGTGGGTTTGTGGAGATCGAGCCATGAATGCAGTTTTATCTGTTGAGTATTACTGCTGTTATCGTTCTAATCCTACACTTCAg ATCATATACCTCGGAATACTTTCAACAACGTATTACTTTATTGTGACATCCTCATTTGCTTACATCCCTAATTATTATTTGGGTGAAGTTCATAG GTACATAAGCATATTGGCTGTTGGTGTAGGTGTAGTGCTTTTTTTGCTCACGAGCTTTTCTGATCCTGGAACCGTGACTGCCAAAAACGTATACCAGTATATCTCCGTTTATCCCTATGATAATGTTATATTTTCAGAGAGAGAATGTTCTACTTGCAAAATTCTGAA ACCTGCAAGATCCAAGCACTGCAATGTGTGTAATCGTTGTGTAGCTCGATTTGATCATCATTGTGGATGGATG AATAATTGCATTGGAGAAAAAAACACTAGGTACTTCATGGCTTTTCTCTACTG GCATTTCTGTCTTTGTTTATATGGAACCGTAGCGATTATTTTGATTCTTGCTAGTCGGTTAAAGGAGTTGAAAGTAATACACATTTTGACAG TTTACTATAATGTCGAGAATTCTTTTAAAGGGTTAGCTCCACATGTCGTCCAG TGGTTGTTGAGCTCCTATAACACTCAAATACTTCTGATGGTGTTTCTTGCCATTGTCTCTATGCTCATGGCCGCCTTTTTCGGCTATCACGCCAAACTGTGTCTTACAAATACCACCACAAATGAG ACATACAAATGGCAAGATCATCGGAACCTTCAAATGAAGATAAATGAAGCTAAAGCGAGTGCCTCAGCGCTAAAGGCAAGTATTAATGGTCTAACCCCTGAAAGCACCCCTCCCGAAAGCAAATGGAAATCCTTCTTCAAAAGGTCGCCTCTGAAAGACGCAGAAGTGGTGGTAAAGAAAAATGCTTACGACAAAGGGATCATCCACAATCTTTGCGAGGTCATCTTTCCCTTCTCTACAAGATCCTCATTCAGACAAGCTAAAAAAAAGTCTCGTTGA
- the LOC130818950 gene encoding uncharacterized protein LOC130818950 isoform X1 produces the protein MDIVRVRTCTMIIALEELKRLLTPLERRPLRVGGEPGCDYIHRLLNIHPDLCREQLRLDRDIFIKLVQYVEYKGWLSDGRYISVAEQIGIALYILAKGASYRTTADKFQHGLATISKYFRKVLQALIMLSTEIIKPFQDLNDVPDKIANDSKYWPFFEHCVGALDGTLIEATISDENGLPFRGRKGNKTWNVLASCSFDRLFTFVNVGFEGSGQGITVWSHSLFEPKFMFPHPPPGKYYLVDSGYPNTLGYLSPIKHDDIRYHMPQFRVGPPPTGMPEHFNYRHSSLRTTIERCFGVLKNQWKILKNMPSMEIKYQLAIMVSTFTLHNFIRLHQLGIQISSGVNIEPRSDTNMFNKERKNEMDRIQLNIANDIWASIQREAETS, from the exons ATGGACATTGTACGAGTGCGAACATGTACCATGATCATTGCACTAGAAGAGTTAAAAAGACTGCTCACTCCACTCGAACGACGACCTTTGAGAGTCGGGGGAGAACCGGGTTGCGATTACATACATAGATTATTGAATATTCATCCTGATTTATGTAGGGAGCAATTAAGATTGGATAGAGACATATTTATTAAACTAGTCCAATACGTAGAGTATAAAGGCTGGCTATCGGATGGTAGATACATATCAGTCGCTGAGCAAATTGGAATTGCCTTATATATATTGGCTAAAGGGGCTTCATACCGCACAACAGCTGATAAGTTTCAGCATGGTCTAGCGACAATTAGCAAATACTTTAGAAAAGTATTACAAGCGCTGATTATGTTATCCACGGAGATTATTAAACCTTTCCAAGACTTGAATGATGTTCCAGATAAAATAGCAAACGACTCAAAATATTGGCCATTTTTTGAG caTTGTGTTGGAGCCTTGGACGGGACCCTTATTGAAGCAACTATATCAGATGAAAATGGTTTACCTTTCAGAGGACGCAAAGGGAATAAAACATGGAATGTTTTGGCTTCATGTTCGTTTGATAGACTTTTCACATTTGTCAATGTGGGGTTCGAAGGTAGTGGCCAAGGCATAACAGTATGGAGTCATAGTTTGTTTGAACCAAAATTTATGTTTCCACATCCACCTCCAG gaaaatactatttggtcGATTCCGGATATCCTAACACTCTAGGATACCTCAGTCCAATAAAACATGATGATATTAGATATCATATGCCTCAGTTTCGTGTTGGTCCACCTCCTACAGGGATGCCTGAACATTTTAATTACAGACACTCATCCTTGCGTACGACAATTGAGAGATGCTTTGGAGTGCTAAAAAATCAAtggaagatattgaaaaatatGCCTAGTATGGAGATCAAATATCAGTTGGCTATTATGGTGTCAACATTTACGCTTCATAATTTTATTCGCCTACATCAATTAGGTATCCAAATATCAAGTGGGGTTAACATTGAACCAAGAAGTGATACCAACATGTTTAACAAAGAGCGCAAgaatgaaatggatagaatccaACTAAATATAGCCAACGATATTTGGGCATCAATCCAAAGAGAAGCAGAAACATCGTag
- the LOC130818950 gene encoding uncharacterized protein LOC130818950 isoform X2 has translation MAPKERLSWSEQDTKKFLEICIQLKAGSSGRKTNWAKIVQGLNVATGKNFNDKQARNKYDDLKAQFKIWNEMELKWTGLSFDPESGCPQVDQDDRWAGFVEKHKGIPARFLKKPLANLALLRSLYSGSFATSKYSYSPGCESGKSLLGEGDGNDTEETGDSDDCFETEFREEKCDSGHEVSKSPPTTKSKGKRKNVGSTSSSKKAKTDIETCLEILKMSILSGSPSLEVSKHSQVATALNDLKEVKEKGEEFIFKCMQFLRAGDNVDYFLQLLSNQQKLMFLKTAFDINLPEVECVSTSP, from the exons ATGGCTCCGAAAGAGAGACTCTCATGGAGTGAGCAAGATACTAAAAAATTCTTGGAGATTTGTATCCAATTAAAAGCAGGATCAAGTGGACGCAAAACAAATTGGGCCAAAATTGTTCAAGGTTTAAATGTAGCAAccggaaaaaattttaatgataaaCAAGCTAGAAATAAGTATGATGACTTGAAAGCACAATTTAAAATATGGAATGAGATGGAATTGAAGTGGACTGGTCTTTCATTTGATCCCGAGAGTGGATGTCCACAAGTTGACCAAGATGATAGATGGGCTGGATTTGTGGAG AAACATAAAGGCATACCTGCCAGATTCTTGAAGAAGCCTTTAGCTAATTTGGCATTGCTACGTAGTCTTTATAGTGGTTCTTTTGCAACTAGCAAATATAGTTATTCTCCTGGATGTGAGAGTGGTAAATCACTTTTAGGGGAAGGTGATGGAAATGATACCGAAGAAACTGGTGATAGTGATGATTGTTTTGAAACAGAATTTAGAGAGGAAAAGTGTGACTCTGGTCATGAAGTGAGCAAAAGTCCACCCACAACCAAGTCAAAGGGGAAACGTAAGAATGTAGGGAGTACAAGTAGCTCTAAAAAAGCTAAGACTGATATTGAGACTTGTTTAGAGATACTCAAAATGTCCATTTTATCTGGGTCACCATCTCTTGAAGTTTCTAAACACTCTCAAGTTGCTACAGCTCTAAATGATCTTAAGGAAGTCAAAGAAAAGGGTGAagagtttatttttaaatgtatgcAATTCCTACGTGCAGGAGACAATGTTGACTATTTTCTACAATTGTTATCAAATCAACAAAAACTTATGTTCTTGAAGACGGCATTTGATATTAATCTACCTGAAGTAGAATGTGTCTCTACTTCTCCATAA